The sequence below is a genomic window from Carassius auratus strain Wakin chromosome 42, ASM336829v1, whole genome shotgun sequence.
TTTGGATCAGTTTTAGAATTTCAGCACAACTATGCATCAGCCATATTTTTCCAGTATGtttgacttttaaaatgagcTTATTTAGGTTGAATGgtttttaattgatttgttttaatGCACTGTCTAATGTAATAAATACTAAAAGTATTAAATGTACTGTCATGACTGGTTTTTAATCCCTCTAAAGTCTTTTATTCCAAGCACCAAGAAATGAGAATGGAAGCAGGaatatctgacttttttttttttttttttgtaagtgcagtATATAGCTTCACTGTGCAACGGGTTCAAAATGAAACTTCCGCAATACTGCTCACTTAAATTGTTCACTTATGGCAGTGTAATTAAGCACTCTAAACCATTCTAAACCATCAAATTctgttgttctcatctgaaatgaaAGACTTTCAGCAACAGTCTTGAAGCCCAAAATCTACTCCCCACTTCTAATAGAGCTTTGTTTATTTCAATGGTGTTTAACACCAAAACAAAAAGAGCTAGGTACAGAAATATGCCATGAAGGTACAAAACCTTTACAATGGTTGCTAAATTGGCTGTGACTAGACTCCAGTATTTAACAGAGTAAATCCAAGTTGTACTTTCTGGATTTGCATAGTCTGGACCGAGCATTACTTATTCAGGTGGTTGTTTTTGGGTCCCGATACGCCATTCAGAGGATTCACAAGGTGATTTGTACCGCAATGCTAGCATTAACACATGCTCTTCAGTTTCATAACTTTTAGTATATCCAAATTTAAATTATACGTAAGTCACAAAAAGTATATGCAGCAGGTGAGTGGTTTCAAAAGTTGATTTGTACAAGTTTCTAAAGTTTGCGTTTCAAGCTTAAATTGGGACTAGATCTCTGGTTGCCCTTGATGTACTGGTATGTTCTTCTGTTCCTGATGAGCATCTTGCACTTCCTGCTCTTCTGGAGGCTGCAGTCGGTCCTGCTGTTCTTCAGGCTTTTCAGGTATCTGATTGTGATCCTCAGCCTCCAAGTTTTCTTCTTTAGCTGAATCTTCAGTCTCATTTCCATGTTCGGACActtgggtgtgtgtttgttcctGTTTTAAGGCCTCCGGAGCAGGTGGAGCAGGAGGAGCAATGTTTTCTTGCTGATGGTCTATGGTGGATGATAACAGCTCTGAAGGAACCAGCAGTCCATCCTGGTTCAGATCATGAGTTTGTAGCAGATCATCCACCAAAGATATAATCTACAGTAAAACCAAAAAtcattcagacaccagatatcccttttttgttttcttttttaaaatctataattttgctAGTCACGTTGCTGGACACTATAGTTCATGTAAGCATAGCTAAATAAACCGTATCATACACAAATTTATACGGTGGTCCACCAGTAAAATCTttacaaaatttgacaaattattcaaacactttgacctgaccatgttttgcttgggtgttatctgacattatcaagatgagacagtttaactctgagttcttgtcatattttattaccattttctaaactagtGTATATAAACTTAACTCAAACTCTCGCTTAAGTCATAAGAGAACTCAAGGCCATTTTTACTTTGAAGGTTGTAATAAAACTAAGCAGCACTCACAGAATCTGATGACTTTGGCATCATTTCATGATAAGTCAGGAAATCTGTCAATAGTTGCATCAGTTCGAGACCATCCATCTGCCCACTTCTGTCATAGTCATACAGGGAGAAAAGGAAGAAGATCTCTGTGACAAGAAGAGAACAAATCATACAATAAGAAGCTTATTAAAAACCTGAGAAGACTCTATACTGATTGTACTTGGATCATTTTTGCTgtgtatttaagaaaataaacctatgaaaatgttacaaaatagtaCTGAAATGATTGAAATGGTATGTAAAAATGGAAAAGCACACAGAAGCAGTTTAGTGAGAGACCATGTTAATAATGAACTATATTAACCTTGTTCCCTTGTGTTCAGCTCTGGACTGTTCTGTCCTTCCTTCAGGCTGCTCTTGATGTAGCTTTGCAAGAGCCTGTCATACAGAATCAAAGATCATAGGCCACTTTAGTTTCGctttatattattacagtatttatagaaggaaaaaaagagctAGAATATGAATTAATACTGTACTTTATtgacttatttaacatttacactttaaagaaacattttggtATAATGTCTTTCATTAGGAGTCACTTTAAATAAGTTGGAAGGCACAACAACATTTTGTTTTGGCACCTTTTCTATCTGTTGCTTGTTCAGCGTGACAGTGTGTCAGCTGTGGAAATCTCAGCATTATCTCTGATGTGACTTTGAACCTTGGGCCAACTGTACTACCTTATTGGATCAGGTGGGTTTGAAGATCGTTAAGCAAGACTCGGAGATGTAGTCAAAAGAAATTAACCTGCGGTTGTCTTCGTTGGACCCAAAAGGATTTGCAAGGTCTGGCACAACGATGTCATCACTGGAAAACAACAATCAGAAGAAAAATGcccatttatttcacatttagaaaaaaaaatctgtgaacaGTGTGTAAATGTTTCACGCCATATTTTACTATTATATACATCCTAATCAAAATACTCCATCCATTATGGTAGATCAGAATCAGAACATATGTAGggtatatatgaaatatttatgaatGTACAGTTGTTATTTACAGCTATATAGTTCAAGATGTTAATTACAGTTGTACAATTCTGAGATGTGCACATATACAATTGTTAAGACTGAATATAGCCTCATCTAAatctaaaaacattacaatacattCATTTTAGTTAGTTGAATTAATATaatgtcaaatatttaataattatagccaattgtgaataaaaaaattaagaaaaattaaatatagtgCTTTCTATTTGATTTATCTGCCATTATTCAATTATTACTTAAATTACTCAACTAaattgtcacacacacatataatatttgATTTAGCATTTCAAATTTTTCAATAGATCATAGTAAAAGTAGtagtgatatatatttttattttaaataatacttaagtaaaaaattatatcaGATGCATTTTACATGTTCTAAATTGTTTTAATCAAAATTGAGCAAATTGTACTGTACCACACTATATACTATCTTGGATGATATCGCACCATCCTGTACATTCTCTCTAAATAGGTTTCAATTTATCAGTAAAAGCCCACTTGGGGCACCAATAGTCATAGTGCAGTACAGTACAGTAGAGTATACTCTCGTAGCGTTAATGCGGCCTACCTGAGCGTTTGCTGAACTTGTGGAGCACACAGACTCAGTGTAAAGAGGCTGAGCAAGAACAGTATCCGTGCTGTGAACATATTAACTGCTCCACTGGATCGCTTCGGCACACCTGTCACCACAGTCAAACGATTCATGAATCATTAGAGAGGCAATTCGATCACTCAAGCATGATTCAGCAACGAAATCTAGTGTTTGAATCGAACACCAAAATGATTCTTTCGGAAATGAGGAGTCTGAGTTGACCAGCCAGTAGAGCCttctcttcttttattttttatgcgcACTGTACTTAAGGATGCTAGTATGTTTTAATGACCACCAAGGCAAACATTAAGGATTAACAGAGAAGCTAGAAGTGAAACGTGCCTGTAACGTTACCTCTCGCAGCGACGGTTAGCGGTCGCCCAATGATGAAACCCAGCCCGGCTGATGAGAGCAGCACAGCCCCGTATGTTTGCATCAGTGACGGGCTACACGTGGATTCCGTGGACGTGTCGTTGGCCGAACAAAATCAGCTCCTCCTCGCGCTCTCCACATTACGCCTTCCACCGGCTTCCAAAATCGCCACGTAGAGTCGCTGACACTGCGTTTACAACATGCAATTACTCCGCATGCACCGCCTCTTATTTTGGTCCATATCTTATCCGTTACTGCGGAAACCCTGTTAGTAAGTGACCAGTGTAAGTAAGAGCTATTTCTTATACTAGAATTTGGAGAACAAAAGAACACATGAcgtcagaaaatatattttattgtttttgtatttagaAGTGTGTAATGCACAAACGTTTCATACGGTCCTGCTGCTGACAGACTTCCTGCTTTATATTATGACTGTAAAAATCAATGGTTTTGCACAatttgaccacaaggtggcaggCAACTATAATGGAATAATACCGTGTCTTTGTCAAaccaatgcataataataataataataattaatgtaataatcaTTGATAACAAgttgatttaataattaaataaatcacgaATTAATAACTACTGTTAATAATAACTACCGAATTAataattactgtaaaatataaaaatgtatagttttactttagttttactttattttactttactttagtaATTTATAGGCTTTGTTTTACAAGGTTTTGCCACATGATGGCGTTGCTTCCCTTAAGACTACGATAAAGTTTTCTCATAAAATAAAGTTTTCGTGTTGTTGAAATATTTTCACACAGTGGGTTATAAAGACAcaatagcaaaataataaaggCCAAATTACACATTTTGTACTCCTCaggtgtatctatctatctgtctgtctgtctgtctgtctgactgtctgtctgtctgtctgtctgtctgtctgatcaCATCATCACTTAGATGCACACACTCAGAGTTGGTGATATAATTGATTCACTAGTTGTTGATCAACTCAAAGTGCACTAATGCTTAGTTTATGGTAGAAAATCAATACCTGCATTGCCAGCAGTCAGTCATACTGTAGGTAAATCTAATGTTGATTGAATATTTCCACTTGTATATCATCTGTGTCCAGACAGAGGTCACTGAGAGGTGTTCTGTCAGAAACACATGGAGGTAAAGCCATCGTTTGTACTGCACCCAACACTACACAAATGTTTCACAGTTTTGATAAAATTGTTATTTACGTTCATGATCATAAATCGAAACAGCTTTCTTCTTAGCCATTTGTAAATCTCacaagtgtgtgttgtgtgtggttgATGTTCGATTTCCTAACAGCTGTGCCAGTTTCGTGTATAGTAATCGGTATCATCTGTTCTGCCTCATATAGAGAGTTCAGCCAAAATGCTATTGTGTTTTCACAAACATTATGAACAATTATTATGCTAATCCTTCTAATCCAGTGCTATTGGAACCGAGTTTTTACTTATGGTTACGTTTGGTTTGTTTAACCACACCTGAGTAAACTGATATAACAGCTGTTGTTAGTAAATcacagggtcaaaggtcaaagcaGATGTATTTCCTGGAATTATGCTGCACACCTTCATAGCGTACCTCGTTTTATCAACGATCGCACATAATACCAACCGTGACTACCTGTGCATTACACAATTTTAATGCACACCTTCCAGCCCATCAGAATTCATACAGatcatataaatgaaaatattgtccATGCAATCTGATACTAAATGAATGACCACAATAAGATATGCAGATATTTTAAAAAGCCTGTGTGGAGCCAGAGAGGAGCACTAATGCCCTTCTTGTTTCTGTcagcaaaaatttaaattttgtgcCAATGATAAGTAGAGCATGATAAAGATGATGAGCATATTCTCCCTGCTCTGACTGGTGTGAACAGCCCTTCTGTACACTATGCATGAGCTGCTCTTTTCTTTCCCGTCTCCGATCCCACTGTCTCTGCAGCATCAGTGGGTTGAGCAGCACAAACAGAAGCCTGTCAGAAAGTGCTGTTGGACTGGGACAGACATTTCTTCTCCCAGTCATTTCACACAGTGTTATTTGAGGTCAGCAGGGTTACATTCAggatcttttttttaatgtagtcaGCCTGCTGTATAGACACAAACTGAAAGCACAATGATTGCACATTAAAACATGTTTCATAACAGTATAATTAATAAACAGGAAGTTCCTATAGACAGGAAAGCGGCTGTTATTCTAGTCACACTGATGATGATTGCCTTAGATTTTCTCAGTCAACCAGCCTCACCTTAAAGATGAATACCTTTGTCAAAAAGATTTTTCTGGTACATATGATGGCTATGCTCCTTAATCAGCACCAATCCAACACTAAATGGGTAATTATGCTTGTTCAAACTCTACTTTTTAGCTTCTAGAATTTCCCTATGTTTTTAAATCAA
It includes:
- the LOC113060628 gene encoding cell growth regulator with EF hand domain protein 1 isoform X2 — protein: MQTYGAVLLSSAGLGFIIGRPLTVAARGVPKRSSGAVNMFTARILFLLSLFTLSLCAPQVQQTLSDDIVVPDLANPFGSNEDNRRLLQSYIKSSLKEGQNSPELNTREQEIFFLFSLYDYDRSGQMDGLELMQLLTDFLTYHEMMPKSSDSIISLVDDLLQTHDLNQDGLLVPSELLSSTIDHQQENIAPPAPPAPEALKQEQTHTQVSEHGNETEDSAKEENLEAEDHNQIPEKPEEQQDRLQPPEEQEVQDAHQEQKNIPVHQGQPEI
- the LOC113060628 gene encoding cell growth regulator with EF hand domain protein 1 isoform X1 → MQTYGAVLLSSAGLGFIIGRPLTVAARGNVTGVPKRSSGAVNMFTARILFLLSLFTLSLCAPQVQQTLSDDIVVPDLANPFGSNEDNRRLLQSYIKSSLKEGQNSPELNTREQEIFFLFSLYDYDRSGQMDGLELMQLLTDFLTYHEMMPKSSDSIISLVDDLLQTHDLNQDGLLVPSELLSSTIDHQQENIAPPAPPAPEALKQEQTHTQVSEHGNETEDSAKEENLEAEDHNQIPEKPEEQQDRLQPPEEQEVQDAHQEQKNIPVHQGQPEI